The nucleotide window TGTCGGAAAACATCACATGCAGCCCGTACCGTGAATCACTGATGGTATTGCTTTTAAAGATGTTATGATGACTATTCTCCATATAAAAGCCATCTTGTACATGCTCAATCTTGATTCCTTCAAATGTATTTTGGTGGGAATCCCAAAGTTCAACCCCATTTCCCTTTCCGTTTCCTGTTAGTCTAATATTCCGGAAACTTGTCCTTTCAACGTTTTCAAGGTATATTCCAGATTTCCAGATTTTCAAGGTGACATCTTCAATGTGATGATTCTTCCCACTCATTTTAATCACTGCCGGGCTTTTATCTTTTTTACAGCTCATGATCTGAATCCCTTTTACGGTTACACTTTTCCCCTTGATGGTAATAGCTGGTTTATCATTACAAGCTTTAAGAATAGTTCCTTGTTCAGCTTCTATTACTATCGGCTTTAATAAAACAATCGGTTCTTGATATATGCCAGCAGCTATTATTAGTTTCCCACCTGCTGGCACACCATTGATTTGTGATTGAAGAGATCCGTTTGCAGATGTCCCCTTTCCTCCAACTAAACTAATCATCCCCACAAATAAAATCAGTTTCAGTAATACTTTCATTTCTATAATTCCTTCCAGATAAACTTTTTTAAAGGGGTTGAAATCTGTAACAAGTCTAAAATAAACGATTCGGTAGGTATTTCCAATGACTCAGTAGGGCTATTTTTTTGTTCACATTTGAACGTTTTTTGGCAGTTTTTTTTCAAACAGGGCAGTTGAATCTATGTATGGAAAAAAGGGGAGATGGTTCATAAACCATTTCCCCTCTTTTCTTGCACGTGTACTTTTTTCCCGAGACGCATGGTCACAATGAGCGCAAATTTATGCAGCCCGAGCATGAGAAAGCCAGCCATCATCTGGTCAAGTCTAGTGTTGAACGGTGCAGGAAGGAGATTGATAGAGCTTAGTTCGGTGGGGGTAAAGCAAAATGTTGCAGTCATTTGTGCAAGCAGCGGGTTATTCACCTCACCCAGGCTGGCATTGAGGATAAATAGAATACAAGCAGGCAGCAACAATAGCCCGCTCAACATGGCGTAGCGTTTATTCTGCCCGTTTACAATGGGGCGCCACATATGGAAGGACGTGTATAGCAGAACAAGCAAATAGCCATTATGAACAGTGGAATGTTGTGAAAGATAGGTTAAAATGACTGGCAGATGGTAAAAGAGGAACAGGATTGCAAAAGTGTATAGTGCAGCGGACGGAGAGAGGAATAGTTTGTTTAGTCGTGCGCTCTTAGTGCGCCATGAATCGGGAATACCTAATAGAAGAAGTGGCGGGATGATGAAAAATAACATACTCATTTGGATCATGTGCAAACTGAACGACAGATGACTGACGGTCGATAAAGGACTGCCAATCGTTACATAGAGTAAGACCAAGCCAAGGAAAAAAAGGAAGGGTTGTTTTAGATGAATGATTCCGTTTGTAAAGTTCATCAATAAGAATCCATATAGTGCGGCCGCAACAATAAGGCCAGCTAATAAAGGGGTATTCCACAACAATTGACCTTGAAGCCAAACATCATCGAACATATACTTCTCCCTCCAGCTACCATCACTCTGTTTTTCGTTTTTAGAGAAAGATCCTTTTACTACCTATAGAGTTTATGTCGGTTCACGCGATTTATGCCAAATAGGCTGCCCCCATTTCTGTCCTCACAAGCACCTCATGAGGACAGGCTTTGCTTCCACACGCCCCAGTATCCTACTGAATGGGGTTAGTTGGTTCATCTGTAAGATAATTCTGTAGTGTATGCCTCCGGATCGCTAAAACGAGGTCGGCAAGAAAATATAGTCCTACTGCAGACCAAACCCATGCCCAATAGGGTTCTATCACCCGATACATAGAAGCAATTTCCGGATGAATCCATTTTACAACTACAAGGGACAAGAAAACCCAGCAGATGGAGAAGGGAAGACAAATATGACCATGAAGCTGTAAGGGCGTATCCGAATAATCCCACCATTGTTTATGAAAACATTTTTGGAGCATCATCCCACTTACATACTCAACAAATGTCGGGATGAAGAAGCATAAGAGGATCATGATGACCCCATTTGTATTAGGTGAAATCAAATAAACCAACAGCACCGGAGCAAAGCCATACATCGGTTTAAAGGGGCCAAATAGAAAATTCTCTTTGAAAAATTCCCGCTTAGTGAAGAAGCTGTAACTATTTTCAAGCAGCCAGCCAATAAACGAATACACCGTGAAATAAAACACGATGGTCGCTGCTCCTTCAATCGTAAGAATTTCAAAATTTTGAACCGTAATGCCTTGTAACAAACTTATGAACATGGCGTAACCACCTTTCATAAATGGTAAATTTTCCACTTTATGTTTAACAGTTGGTCTGCCAAATATACAAAA belongs to Neobacillus sp. OS1-2 and includes:
- a CDS encoding cytochrome c oxidase assembly protein: MFDDVWLQGQLLWNTPLLAGLIVAAALYGFLLMNFTNGIIHLKQPFLFFLGLVLLYVTIGSPLSTVSHLSFSLHMIQMSMLFFIIPPLLLLGIPDSWRTKSARLNKLFLSPSAALYTFAILFLFYHLPVILTYLSQHSTVHNGYLLVLLYTSFHMWRPIVNGQNKRYAMLSGLLLLPACILFILNASLGEVNNPLLAQMTATFCFTPTELSSINLLPAPFNTRLDQMMAGFLMLGLHKFALIVTMRLGKKVHVQEKRGNGL
- a CDS encoding putative ABC transporter permease gives rise to the protein MFISLLQGITVQNFEILTIEGAATIVFYFTVYSFIGWLLENSYSFFTKREFFKENFLFGPFKPMYGFAPVLLVYLISPNTNGVIMILLCFFIPTFVEYVSGMMLQKCFHKQWWDYSDTPLQLHGHICLPFSICWVFLSLVVVKWIHPEIASMYRVIEPYWAWVWSAVGLYFLADLVLAIRRHTLQNYLTDEPTNPIQ